AAAGGGAAAATTGTTTTTCATACCCCTCTTTTGTTTACACGTGTTTCCTTTTCTCCAGTGGTAAGTCTGGCTATGTAATTAGCATTTAATACTGCTTTTGtttgtcattttaaaaaaaaaaaaaaaaaaagattcatccTACAGTTAAATTTGAAGTCACCAATGGCATggattttatgaattttctaattagAAAAAATATCAGTAATTTGGTTTTATAGTGCATTTAGTCATACtttccaccccccccccccctcccaaaaacaGCCTGAAACTAACATTTTAAGTCACtttctattaataattattttatttttcctatgaCTTGTTAGTGTGTATGGTTTTTttcttaatgtttttttaaGTTGCCTAAACAAGGTGTCCACTTTTTCACTAAGATTCGATTTCAACTGCAAGTTCCAATTTGTCTGCTTTGCTAATCATCTTTATAACATATACTGTCATAATCATCTTTGTAACATATACTGTCATATTCAATGCTGGAGCTTTCCtgcttaaaaaattacaaatgggAATTTTACTAAATGTTATTTGTTTGAAGGAATATTTAATGTTATTATATATCAGCAACTATTATCCTTGTTTTGGGAGTTGACTGCTTGAAGAATGAAGCTAACATAATTTTCTCTATTATATCTGGTATCTTAGTCAGTTAGTCTaataaattgtccatttttctcctaataattttgatttataCTATGAAGATTCCTCCTAGCCTGTTACTAAAGATTTGTCAACATTATAGTGAATGAATATGTGGAAAGCTTTGTCATGCAAACTCGTCGACTTTTTATCATTTCCTATGTCATACTACACAatgtacacacacatatataaatagggcaaattacaacttacctgtgatttggctgaaatttaagttacATATTTGTGGTTTGAAATTCGACACTTTATCCACctaaagaaaagaaactaaAGAACTCGTATATGAAGAAAACTATGAATTTTCTTGTCCTTCGAAATTGCCAAATAATTCAATCTATACTGTTTAATTACTTGATAATCTAATTCACAACATCATGACAACCATTCTTTTTTCTATATAGGGTGTGACAAAAACCTATAGGTCCAAAGTTCAATTCACCACGCTATTAGTACATGAAGATTTCAAGATGTCTAATGGACAAGAAATAGAATAGTTTGGTTAAAAGCTGAAACACCatttccttattttaaaaaacaaaaggcggagagagagagagagagagagatattaggCATCtcggaaaaaaaaatgaaaaatgaaaaatgaaaaatgaaaaatgaaaaatgaaaaatctaatCTTAATTAGCTCGTTAAATCATCCTCTAATCCATCTCATTGCTTAGAACCATTTTCCGTGCACAGTACAATTTATCATCTAACTTTTCTCTGAAACTACCTACCACCTTCAAAACCGTTCTCCTCACACCCATTGAACTTGTTATTGCAACAGCCAATCAATGAAACAATGTCATTCTTTCTTGCTCACCAACATTCAAGCCTCAAAAGCCCACAAAACATAACACTTCATTAGTAACAAAATCTTCTTCAGCCTGTTTATGGTCAGACTGCCAAAAGTTCAGCCTGCTTTGTCACAAAACGATCAACACTTTCCCTCCAAAAATATCCAATTTTTACATAAAGCCTTGAAATCCAGTACCTCTGATTCAAAGATGGCCTCTTATTCCCTGTAAGCAGCCTATACAGAACACTTTCACACAGTCCCAAGGCAGCCATTCCTACAACAAACAACCACAAAGACCAGTTTAAAAGGAAACAGGTGTTAAATAATGAcagcaaaaaatatttaataaataataaggggaaaaaagtaTATTGCCTTTTTCAAAAGTTCCAAACATAGATTAAACTCTAAAAGCAAAAGAGGTatatacaataaacaacaatcatgaaagaaaaatgaaaattaattgtCAAGTCAATGCAAGAATATACACATACACTACCCTTCCTAATTTTTGtacaaaattattgtgaatAAGATTTAAACTCGCACACCTTTGGTTAGCCAATCATACAGTTAGGAgtgcaaacaaaccaaactaTGCCCAACTTCCTACCACTCAGACTCAACTCTTGCAAATAATTTCTAGAACTCAAGATTGCCTCGAGCTTGATTCTAGTTTCAATATTCTGGTTGGAGCTCAGCTCATGCTATACTCGACTGTCTTCCAAGCTGATTGCAAGCTCCAAAAAAACTACTAAATGTCTCGTTTAACTATGAGTTTTTAAACTTCAAAAGTTGACGGGCTCTACATCAATGGTAAGCTTAATGCAGAGCTAGAAAGCAACATCTGAGATGGCCTTTTTTTATTGTCTCAAAAAAGGCTTTCATTATGTGCTCTCCCATGTGGGACCTACAGCTGCTAATAGGGAAGTATGGCTTGTTATGACAGGAATGGCTACTTTTTTCATCTCTTGTTTGCAATTAGGGAACCAAAGAGGGCAAAATCCGCCTTACACATGAAAAGCCCATAGCATTTTTTATGCGGTTCTTCAATCCCgcagataaaaaataataataaaaaaaacagatAAATTGAGAAGGATGTGCTATCTGTGCTTGATTCCCAAAATGAAAGACTCAGATCAGTTTGATAAGAAGAATATTCCCTCAGATTAGATCTATGATGGAGACCTTCTATCAAAGCCAGATCATGAGCTGACAAGCTCAGCATAATGATGCTTAATCTCAGAACATATTTCAAGCTCAGGTCATCTTGCTTAACAAACAGGCCAGGCAAACTTTGATCAAGCTGCTTGTGAGCAGCTTGGCTCATTTTTTATCCCTACAGTACTTGAGAACATCTCTCAACGTGTACCTACCATCAAGCATGAGAAGAGTTGGGAGAACAGGTTTTCtagttttaattaaaataaatccaGAAAGATCAATAGTAAGAGATACAACAAACAAAGCGTTATTCCTAAAATTTGGGggttggctatggatcctcGACAGATTAGTTAGGGTCCGCTATATGTGCTCTTAGGGGACGGCCCAACGAGCATCCGTAGTGAAATAATAAAAGAGTGATGTTTCAATGAACAAACAACTTAAAAGAGCTAAAGATCGAAACTGCAAAGTTGTAACTTCGGCAGCATTGAGTGATGTTTcaatgaacaaacaaaaaaaaccaaagaaactTCAGCACTAAACTGCATTTAGTGCTGTTCACTCAAAacgtgagaaaaaaaattataaaaaaagacaGATGTATCTCCAGAAATgcgtgagaaaaaaaattattaaaaaaaaaaaaaagacataaagaTATATCTCCAGAAATGCATTTCTTGCGGGTCAACAAAAAATGGGTAACTTATGGGAAAGAAGCTTCAATGAGACAAAGGTTTTACCAGTCCTATTTcccattaaaacaaaagaagctTACGGAAATGAACAAATGGTCCCCTTAGTTAAAGGAGTAACTAGCTTTTTCACCAGAAAAGACAGAGGAAATCTTTTAATTATTGTGTAacttacaaacaaaaaataaaaagagtgaaattatttatgtattttatcCATTGTGAAGACCCAAGAGTCTGTGTATAAAGCAAACAAATTTAGGATTAAACTGCAGGTGTCGAGAGTATGACAGTCACAATGTTGTAGAATAAATTTGGCATGTCAACATGAGATACTTACATAGAAGAAGGTAAGAAGGCACCAAGAAGACAATTTAAGGAAAGACAAAAATTATCATATTGAAAGGATACTTAAGCAACGCATGAGGACAGAATTTTCTTGGACAAAATGGTTTTTGTAATCCTATCCAATGTATCCACCACAATATACTGAGCTATTAGATAAATCAAATGCTCGGGGTTGGTAAAACAAGACACCTTTTGCAAAAACCTGGAGAATTTACGAAATAACCATCCAAAATCCTGGAGAAGTTTTAGATAATGACTGCTGAAATAAGCTTCCCTATAATGTTCTTATAATAAACTTACACTAGGATTCATCACCACAAATGACAATGACATAAGTAGCAaagcaaatcaataaaaacGCAAAAAATTTATGCATCACCTACCTGGCttcattttagaaaagaaaaacacaagaattTCTTGAACAAGGTTCAGAACATCAGCAGCCTCTAGAACCAATGCCAATTACATAGAGAACTGTAGCAGAACATGAAATATTCAGTCCACATCCACAAACAAAGTGCAGTCAATGTCTTGCAGAGTGATTTTCCCAATATATAAatcatttatgtgatttgaaCAGAGAGGGAGGCATTTCCGATTGAGACTTTCATGAATTGCACCCATCCCTGGGACCCACTTGTCCTCAACAGATGGGTTCACATTCAAACGGTTTTGCAGTAACCATACCCGATAAAAAATAGTATCCATACTTTCACAGAAATGAGCGATACAGGAACATGAGGGCTCATCAGAAGCCAACCTGATCAAAGCCAAAGATAAAGCACCATCAACAGGCCTTGGATCCGAAAGATTTTGATCTCCCATCATTTTAACCTCTCTTTCTGTGGGGAAGAACGCTTCCTCGTTCCCGTTCAAATCAGAGACCTTCAAATCTTTAGTGTAATGCTTAATGGCTTCACGTTTGGTTGATTCATGCTTCTCTGCTAGTGTCAAAATGAAAGAGAACCTTAAGTGATAAGTTACTACAGTTTTAACCATCTTGAAGTTGTGACAGCAGCAGAAGAAATCAAGCCACCTTCTCCCTACACCTGCATACCACTTGATAATATCAGTATCTTCAAGAGCAATGAGTAACTTAATCGGCCTAGGGCGACCCATGTTATTTGTAAAACCAGCCATCTTAACTGCCTTCCTAACAAGTTTTATTGGTGCAACAACTTTCATACACAGCCTCGTCAAATCCTCAACCGTTCTCTTGGCATATTTCcgttcctcttcctcctccactctcttttcttctttctctaaaGCCTTTCTAGATTGGACCGGACTCAAATACTTGTCAACTTGCTCTTGGAACTTATCATAAGCATCAACCAGCTCTTGGGGTAATTGATCTCTAATGTGccttaaagagagaaaatcacCTGCTCTGAGCATCCGATGCCATTCCCAACGCTCTTCCAAGGAACCCAAGAAATCTTGGACCACTTCATCAGTCCGAGTTCTGAGGATTTCTCGAACCTCATTTTCAATTTGAAAGTCAAATTTAAACCCATCACTTTGCTTCAACTTCTTAAAAACATGCTGCAATATCTTCATCCCCAGTATCTTTCTATTCCTCTCTCTAgcatttttaaattctaaagcTCTAACTTCCTTCTGCCTAAGGTACTTCTTCCGTGCCCTAATTGCTTTCTCCGTCATGGGAGGATGCAAAACTGAAGGTGGAACTGCCTGTAGTTCCATACCTAGAAAACTAATATTCTCAGATACTGCACTATGAATTGCCGTCTTCATTTTATCCACCCTCAAATCCAACCTACCttctaaatatttcaaaacccACTATGATAGAGTTGCACACTTGCACTGTTGTAATGTTTGAGTGCCTCGTCGGGCTTGTTTAGTGTAGTTGCAAATGTAGCTATTTGTACTTTGGTGGCAGACAGGGTTGTTTTAAGTATTGTTACTGGGCTGTTGGTTGTATGTCATGCTTTGTTTAAAGTTTTATCTTCTAGTGTTTtgatcaataaaaattaattattcattaaaaaatttctcttGAGGTTTGttgattaatataattttgttggGCTGTTGGTCAATTTATGCTTCTCTGCTAGTGACAAAATGCAATAGAACCTTTAGTGGtaagttacttctttttttatcatcttGAAGTTGTGACAGCAGCAGAAGAAATCAAGCTGCTTGATAGGATCAGTAACTCCAAGAGCAATGAGTAACTTGATCAGCCTAGGGCAACCCATGATTTTTGTAAAAGCAGCCATTTAAACCACCTTCCTAACAGGTTATGTTGGTGCATTTTACACACAGCCTCATCAATTCCTCCATTGTGCTCTTAGCATATTTCTGTTCCTCTTCCTCCTCTAGtctcctttcttctttctctaatgCCGTTCTAGCTAGAAACAGACTCAAATTTTGTCATCATTTGCTTGGAACTTATTATAGTCATCAACTAGACCTTGGGGTAAATgatttaaagagagagaattgcCTGCTGTAAGCTTCCAGTGCCATTcccaataattaattttaaaatatttaaggacTTATTAGTTTTGAATTAGTTGGATTAGTCAAACTTGGTTGTATTTGTGATACTCCactattttccttctttttgtgtttgaatagAGTTAGAGACCCACCAAAAAGTCCATGCagaagaaaaattatcaattcCATTTTGTTCAAGTTATTTATCGGGATGAATCATCCCCCACCTCGACCTAAATTTCAATCTGTTTCACTAACTTTTGGCTGATATGGTATTTTCTTCTGATACGTGAACAAAACATgaacttttttctttgtctttttttatttaaaactttttgttgttaaaatatgaaattcaaatttgattgtttGATTTGATGTCATTACTATGAGAAATTTGAACCCAATGATAAGGAAGTTGTCAAAGTCAAGTTAAACTAAGCTAGTTGAACAATTTAAGTTATTGACTTGATtcatcataattattttttcttgatttgataattaaaatttggTCCTTATAGGCTAAACTCTCATTCATCCTAAATTGATTGGGTTTTTCTTATGTAATGAGATATTATAAACCTCTTTGTTGTGTAATAATGATGTTAAGAATGTGTattatttgattataaaaaaCACTTGAATCTTTGAATGAGCATTATTTTGGACCTTATTTAATGTATGTTATGGAAGTTTCCATGAAATGacatgttttctttcaattacccCATTTTGTTAGGGTGTGTGTGTGGAAAAGAATGGATTTTTGCGGCATTTGGCATATTTTTGCTAACATTTTTGGTATGTAGCTCAAAAGGCAAATATATTAGTTAAGTAGCATttcaagtcttagagactcaaGTTCAGTGAAGGAACTCAAGTCTCTAAAAGTCAAGTTCCAAGTGGTGGCAAA
The sequence above is drawn from the Quercus robur chromosome 7, dhQueRobu3.1, whole genome shotgun sequence genome and encodes:
- the LOC126691463 gene encoding nuclear intron maturase 3, mitochondrial-like gives rise to the protein MKTAIHSAVSENISFLGMELQAVPPSVLHPPMTEKAIRARKKYLRQKEVRALEFKNARERNRKILGMKILQHVFKKLKQSDGFKFDFQIENEVREILRTRTDEVVQDFLGSLEERWEWHRMLRAGDFLSLRHIRDQLPQELVDAYDKFQEQVDKYLSPVQSRKALEKEEKRVEEEEERKYAKRTVEDLTRLCMKVVAPIKLVRKAVKMAGFTNNMGRPRPIKLLIALEDTDIIKWYAGVGRRWLDFFCCCHNFKMVKTVVTYHLRFSFILTLAEKHESTKREAIKHYTKDLKVSDLNGNEEAFFPTEREVKMMGDQNLSDPRPVDGALSLALIRLASDEPSCSCIAHFCESMDTIFYRVWLLQNRLNVNPSVEDKWVPGMGAIHESLNRKCLPLCSNHINDLYIGKITLQDIDCTLFVDVD